The Dreissena polymorpha isolate Duluth1 chromosome 10, UMN_Dpol_1.0, whole genome shotgun sequence genome includes a region encoding these proteins:
- the LOC127848890 gene encoding S-layer protein-like, whose amino-acid sequence MKGFIGILAVVYLFHHADGAAVTFTTLTGVSGAAGNTAATVSVVETSADSFLLFTVTATPSTATFAFAADGNPDAIASATITNGAVKLATGKTLDKETKSSYVLKIVGTDSTDTATLTVTLTVTNRLEFAKTSYEVCVADGTVAGTVIGTYTAVDAVSGTDTVSYTNAPSTDLTVDSSTGALKVATSKTLTSATVGGYTTTITADQTGSNGAASADGTTQVKVTVGGCSGAGQIKFMAILLLMPLLLTRVF is encoded by the exons ATGAAAGGATTTATTGGAATACTCGCTGTGGTTTACCTGTTCCATCATGCAG ATGGTGCTGCGGTGACCTTCACTACGCTAACGGGAGTTTCGGGAGCTGCGGGAAATACAGCTGCAACAGTAAGCGTGGTGGAAACGAGTGCGGACTCGTTCTTACTTTTCACTGTGACGGCTACTCCGTCAACGGCTACATTTGCATTTGCTGCTGATGGGAATCCAGACGCGATTGCTAGTGCTACAATCACTAACGGGGCTGTGAAACTGGCAACCGGTAAAACCTTAGACAAGGAAACGAAATCATCATACGTGTTAAAAATAGT CGGCACCGATAGCACGGATACTGCAACTTTAACTGTCACCCTTACTGTGACAAACAGGCTTGAGTTTGCAAAGACAAGCTACGAAGTTTGTGTAGCTGACGGCACTGTTGCAG GGACTGTGATTGGAACCTACACAGCTGTTGATGCTGTTTCAGGCACAGACACCGTATCCTACACTAATG CTCCTTCTACTGACCTGACTGTTGACTCCTCAACTGGCGCGCTCAAGGTTGCGACGAGCAAAACACTGACTAGCGCTACAGTTGGCGGATACACCACAACAATCACTGCAGACCAGACTGGATCGAATGGAGCTGCCTCAGCGGACGGTACAACCCAAGTGAAGGTCACGGTCGGAGGATGTAGCGGAGCTGGACAGATCAAGTTCATGGCCATTTTACTGCTGATGCCACTGCTGCTCACACGTGTGTTTTAG